The following DNA comes from Deinococcus sedimenti.
GACGTGCGCGAGGGCGCCCGCGCCCTGACCGGCTGGACCTTCCAGGGTGGGCGCGGCAACCAGCAGTACCTGCAGCAGCCACGCTTCGTGAACCAGCCCCAGCAGCACGACGCCGGCCGGAAAACCTACCTGGGCCAGACCGGGAACCTGACCGGCGAGGACATCGTCCGCATCGCGACCTCACACCCGGCCACCGCCACGTTCGTGAGCCGCAAACTGCACCGCGCGTTCCTGGCCGACACGCCCGACGAGACGGCCGTGAAGGGCAGCGCCGCCACCTGGACCCGCACCAAGGGCGACGTGATGGCCGTCCTGACCGAACTGCTCGCCAGCGAGGCCTTCTACGCCAGCCGCGCGCGCATCATCCGCTCGCCCATCGAGTTCATCGTGGGCGGCATCCGCACGCTGGGCCAGCCGCCCATCGAGGCGCGGACCCTGCTGAACCTCGCCGCGACCGCCGGGCGGATGGGACAGGTGCTGCTGGAACCCGACACCGTCAAGGGCTGGGACGGCGGACGCGAGTGGATCAACGACACCACCCTGCTGCTGCGCCTGCAGGTCGCCGCCGCCCTGACCATGGGCTCCAAGGCCCCCAACCTCGACACCCCGCCCAGCCTGCTGGCCCTGACCGGGCAGGAACGCCCGGCGGGCGCGGTCCTCCTGAGCAGCCTCA
Coding sequences within:
- a CDS encoding DUF1800 domain-containing protein; the encoded protein is MPLTPLSRPLTAEDAAHFLRRTAFGATDAQIRALVGQNAQDVARAALAFDQSRASSTPFDPMQGATPGAALQLGRGAWLYELAYGPHPLREKLALTWSNHFVVATDKVRNTPAMLDYLNLLRRHAATTSFERFTLDVAQSPAMLRYLDNDQNRKGKPNENFSRELLELFTTGIGAYTETDVREGARALTGWTFQGGRGNQQYLQQPRFVNQPQQHDAGRKTYLGQTGNLTGEDIVRIATSHPATATFVSRKLHRAFLADTPDETAVKGSAATWTRTKGDVMAVLTELLASEAFYASRARIIRSPIEFIVGGIRTLGQPPIEARTLLNLAATAGRMGQVLLEPDTVKGWDGGREWINDTTLLLRLQVAAALTMGSKAPNLDTPPSLLALTGQERPAGAVLLSSLKGRQRTYLSLISPEFQLS